The Solea senegalensis isolate Sse05_10M linkage group LG4, IFAPA_SoseM_1, whole genome shotgun sequence genome includes a region encoding these proteins:
- the ppp1r16b gene encoding protein phosphatase 1 regulatory inhibitor subunit 16B, producing the protein MIALSYAARKSSHFPLHLFSTVRYLLRNNVSPDLCNEDGLTALHQCCIDNYEEMVKILLDQGASVNAQDNELWTPLHAAATCGHAGLVKILITHGADLLAVNSDGNMPYDLCEDDPTLDIIETAMANRGITQEMINETRASTERRMLEDIQELLRLGEEVNQQDSQGATLLHVAAANGYVQAAELLLEGGGRMDLRDSDGWQPLHAAACWGQMHVAELLVSHGASLNAKTFLDETPIDLCEDEEFRAMLLDLKHKHDIIMKSQLKHKTSLCRRTSSAGSRGKVVRRASLSDRHNLCRKEYETEAIVWRGGREEQDEKEKECDQENNQVVHVKPVVAVELPDKPKLPTILKDGSNKHNGLISTTTSVPPQPPPNGNAPSSDKGGTVSAQPTQEEAWPRERAQTLSELKKQRAAAKLLSHPLFNGHLGNGSTDSFADAKINTEDPRMPLVSSNGSAVYYTPASGDPPLLKLKQPMEEEQPKMRTCCCVS; encoded by the exons TGTTGTATCGATAACTATGAAGAGATGGTGAAGATCCTGCTCGACCAAGGAGCCAGTGTTAACGCTCAAGACAACGAGCTGTGGACGCCACTGCACGCCGCCGCCACCTGTGGCCACGCAGGACTGGTCAAGATACTTATTACGCA TGGTGCAGATCTGCTGGCAGTCAACTCTGACGGGAACATGCCCTATGACCTGTGTGAAGACGACCCAACGCTGGACATTATTGAGACGGCGATGGCCAACAGAG GTATCACCCAGGAGATGATCAATGAGACGCGAGCATCGACAGAGAGGAGGATGCTGGAGGACATTCAGGAACTGTTGAGACTTGGAGAAGAGGTCAACCAGCAGGACTCTCAGGGAGCCACGCTG CTCCACGTCGCAGCAGCAAACGGCTACGTGCAGGCcgcagagctgctgctggaggggGGGGGTCGCATGGACCTGAGAGACTCGGATGGGTGGCAGCCTCTTCACGCCGCGGCGTGCTGGGGTCAG ATGCATGTGGCTGAGCTGCTGGTGTCTCACGGAGCCAGTCTCAACGCCAAGACCTTCCTGGATGAGACACCAATCg ATCTGTGTGAGGATGAGGAGTTCAGAGCCATGCTGCTGGACCTCAAACACaagcatgacatcatcatgaaGTCGCAGCTGAAACACAAGACCTCGCTGTGCAGGCGGACGTCCAGCGCAGGCAGCCGTGG AAAAGTGGTGCGGCGGGCGAGTCTGTCGGACAGACACAACTTGTGTCGCAAGGAGTACGAGACGGAGGCCATCGTGTGGAGGGGAGGACGAGAGGAGCAGGACGAGAAGGAGAAGGAGTGTGATCAGGAGAATAATCAAGTAGTTCAT GTTAAGCCAGTTGTGGCTGTGGAGCTGCCAGACAAGCCCAAGCTGCCTACCATCCTCAAAGATGGCAGCAACAAGCACAACGGCCTCATCTCCACGACGACGTCCGTGCCGCCCCAGCCGCCCCCGAACGGCAACGCGCCGTCCTCCGACAAAGGCGGGACCGTCTCCGCGCAGCCGACCCAAGAGGAAGCCTGGCCGAGGGAGCGAGCGCAGACTCTGTCGGAGCTGAAGAAACAGAGGGCCGCCGCCAAACTGCTGAGCCACCCCTTGTTTAACGGTCACCTAGGCAACGGCTCCACGGACTCCTTTGCCGATGCCAAAATCAACACTGAGGACCCGCGCATGCCGCTGGTCTCGTCCAATGGCAGTGCTGTTTACTACACGCCAGCCAGCGGCGACCCGCCCCTCCTGAAACTGAAGCAGCcaatggaggaggagcagccGAAGATGCGGACCTGCTGCTGTGTGTCGTAG